The Drosophila mauritiana strain mau12 chromosome 2R, ASM438214v1, whole genome shotgun sequence genome has a segment encoding these proteins:
- the LOC117138245 gene encoding tyrosine-protein kinase Shark, translating to MSRDSDPMKWYHGNLSREAADDLLKQGYEDGTFLVRESSTAAGDFVLSLLCQGEVCHYQVRRHGGEDAFFSIDDKVQTKILHGLDTLVDYYQQAANGLPTKLTVPLIRDLPPHNTRSHGVTNLLHRATSKNESKVVFELLKCGYRNFDAKNQDGQTALHLAALHSDEDILKHLLNAKVQVNSSDSFGCQPLHYAARSKPASFIRTLISAQANVQGRNIDNGYVPLHEAAKHGNLEAVQELLLAEAPPLPRTSSGEFPFDLAKEAGQTAVEEFLLNYKLPPANTTRDQWYHGTLTRDEAVAILKKHAKELLAKQPEVDTSGCFLVRYSESPAASGLVLTLLSDQVVKNFRISQADLYQNGVKVQSGGSKFLYIDDGPYWPSVEHLIAHFMRFSYGLPVSLKYPVPPQPKPEVPSFATIPRSSVKPKAASPATPPTPVSPHSHHQHPHVPALTITKKKQKENSSSMFNTLRLTSPKKSLFDMNSLRKSKSKGKRSESESSVSGSLARTEQELQAAAPMLKSLSFSTEFSTFNADGVAGAGEVYNVPRNNTPIEIDLPPIAQKTDAEVEYFTKSDVAIERERAGQWIANGYQPTVDVLSLLDQQIKAPAVARLNSVGPTASTESEMASYLHRKCSGTPSTPSATEVEAAKLRFFIEPEKLVLDREIGHGEFGSVHSGWLLRKSGAGEESRLEVAIKMLSDEHSNKQEFLREASVMMRLEHKCIVRLIGISKGEMLMMVQELAPLGSMLQYILDHGHEITANSELKVWASQIACGMHYLESQHFVHRDLAARNILLTARHQAKISDFGMSRSLRPGSTEYQFTQGGRWPIRWYAPESFNLGIFSHASDVWSFGVTIWEMFSLGAPPYGEISNVDAIKLVDSGERLPQPNLCPAYIYAVMQSCWKERPKDRPTFVYLTEFFARDPDYQNLPELVQTVHI from the exons ATGAGTCGCGATAGTGATCCCATGAAATGGTACCACGGCAACCTGTCTCGCGAGGCAGCCGACGATCTGCTGAAGCAGG GTTACGAGGACGGGACATTTCTGGTGCGCGAGAGCAGCACAGCGGCCGGAGACTTTGTGCTGAGCCTGCTCTGCCAGGGTGAGGTGTGTCACTACCAGGTGCGACGACATGGTGGCGAGGATGCCTTCTTCTCCATCGACGACAAGGTGCAGACGAAGATACTGCACGGCCTGGACACACTCGTGGACTACTATCAGCAGGCGGCCAATGGTCTGCCCACCAAGCTGACGGTGCCCTTGATCCGCGATCTGCCGCCGCACAACACTCGCAGCCACGGAGTGACCAATCTGCTGCATCGCGCCACAAGCAAAAACGAGAGCAAGGTGGTCTTCGAGCTGCTCAAGTGCGGCTATCGGAATTTCGATGCCAAGAATCAGGATGGACAGACTGCTCTGCATCTGGCGGCCCTGCACTCGGACGAGGATATACTGAAGCACCTGTTGAATGCCAAGGTCCAGGTCAACAGCTCCGACTCCTTTGGCTGCCAGCCATTGCAC TACGCCGCCCGCTCCAAGCCGGCCAGTTTCATACGCACACTCATCTCGGCACAGGCCAATGTCCAGGGCAGGAACATCGATAACGGCTATGTGCCGCTGCATGAGGCTGCCAAGCACGGCAACCTGGAGGCTGTGCAAGAGCTGCTCCTGGCTGAGGCACCGCCGTTGCCTAGAACAAGTTCGGGTGAATTTCCATTCGATCTGGCCAAGGAAGCGGGCCAAACGGCAGTAGAGGAATTCCTGCTCAACTACAAGCTCCCACCGGCAAATACCACAAGAGATCAGTGGTACCATGGCACTCTGACCAGGGACGAGGCCGTAGCCATACTAAAAAAGCATGCCAAGGAGTTATTAGCCAAACAACCGGAAGTGGATACCTCCGGCTGCTTTCTGGTTCGCTACTCCGAATCGCCGGCGGCCTCGGGATTGGTTCTAACGTTGCTTAGTGATCAGGTGGTCAAGAATTTTCGTATTTCGCAAGCGGATCTCTATCAGAATGGCGTCAAGGTGCAGTCCGGCGGG TCCAAGTTTCTGTACATTGATGACGGTCCCTACTGGCCAAGCGTGGAACATCTAATAGCGCACTTCATGCGTTTCTCGTACGGGTTGCCAGTGAGCCTCAAGTATCCGGTTCCGCCACAGCCCAAGCCAGAGGTGCCCTCGTTTGCCACAATACCTCGATCATCGGTGAAGCCAAAAGCAGCCTCGCCCGCTACCCCGCCCACTCCAGTATCGCCACATTCGCATCATCAACACCCGCACGTTCCCGCCCTGACCATAACGAAGAAAAAACAGAAGGAGAACAGTAGCTCAATGTTCAACACTCTGCGGCTGACGAGTCCGAAGAAGTCGCTGTTCGACATGAACAGCCTGCGCAAAAGCAAGTCCAAGGGCAAACGCAGTGAGTCCGAGAGCAGTGTGAGTGGTTCGCTGGCCAGAACGGAGCAGGAGCTGCAGGCAGCGGCACCTATGCTGAAGAGCCTGTCGTTCTCCACGGAGTTCTCAACGTTTAACGCGGATGGCGTAGCTGGTGCTGGCGAAGTGTACAACGTGCCCAGGAACAACACGCCCATTGAGATTGACCTGCCACCGATTGCCCAAAAGACTGATGCCGAAGTTGAGTACTTCACGAAGAGTGATGTGGCCATAGAGCGCGAGCGAGCAGGCCAGTGGATCGCCAACGGCTACCAGCCCACAGTGGACGTGCTCTCCCTGTTGGATCAGCAGATCAAGGCGCCCGCCGTGGCACGACTAAACTCGGTTGGTCCGACCGCATCGACGGAAAGTGAGATGGCCAGCTATCTGCATCGCAAGTGCAGCGGTACGCCCAGCACACCAAGCGCCACTGAGGTGGAGGCCGCCAAGCTGAGGTTCTTTATTGAGCCAGAAAAACTAGTGCTGGATAGAGAGATCGGGCACGGGGAATTCGGATCGGTGCACAGTGGCTGGCTGCTGAGGAAGAGTGGTGCTGGGGAGGAATCCCGCCTGGAGGTGGCCATTAAGATGCTTAGCGACGAGCACAGCAACAAGCAGGAGTTCCTGCGCGAAGCATCAGTTATGATGCGGCTGGAGCACAAGTGCATTGTGCGATTGATTGGCATTTCGAAGGGTGAAATGCTCATGATGGTTCAGGAGCTAGCTCCGCTGGGCTCCATGCTGCAGTACATACTGGATCATGGTCATGAGATCACGGCCAATTCGGAGCTGAAAGTTTGGGCGTCACAGATTGCGTGTG GCATGCATTATCTGGAATCTCAGCATTTTGTGCACCGCGATCTGGCCGCCAGAAATATACTGCTGACCGCGCGCCACCAGGCGAAGATCAGTGACTTCGGCATGTCGCGATCCCTGAGGCCCGGTAGCACGGAATACCAATTCACCCAGGGCGGACGTTGGCCCATCCGCTGGTACGCACCGGAAAGCTTCAACCTGGGCATCTTCTCGCACGCCAGTGATGTGTGGTCATTTGGCGTGACCATCTGGGAGATGTTTTCGCTGGGCGCACCGCCATATGGGGAAATATCTAATGTCGATGCCATCAAGTTGGTGGACAGTGGCGAACGCCTGCCGCAGCCCAATCTCTGTCCAGCATACATCTATGCCGTGATGCAGAGCTGCTGGAAGGAACGACCCAAGGATCGGCCGACCTTCGTCTATCTCACCGAGTTTTTCGCCCGCGATCCTGATTACCAAAACCTGCCGGAATTGGTGCAAACGGTTCACATTTAA
- the LOC117138251 gene encoding dnaJ homolog subfamily B member 6 isoform X2 — MVDYYKVLDVARSATDSEVKKAYRKLALKWHPDKNPDNLDEANKRFRELSEAYEVLSDEKKRRIYDEYGKDGLGDRGQSRSHTRHHYSTHDFDDFDIMGGFQFAFRPPEEVFREFFGIHSPFADLFRDANGYSNVSTSGSSGSRRNGGSSGSSRHHHHHHQHKVASPFGAPMLNYSMMDFFMPTSGFTSFSSMTNGNGSSGVTHISSGPGASVKRTSTSTVFVDGKKLMTKRVVENGKETVFSYENDVLKSKTVMGSLQ, encoded by the exons ATGGTTGACTACTATAAAGTTTTGGACGTGGCGCGATCCGCCACCGATAGTGAAGTGAAGAAGGC ATATCGAAAACTGGCACTAAAATGGCACCCAGACAAGAATCCCGACAACCTGGATGAGGCCAACAAGCGCTTCCGCGAGCTATCCGAAGCCTACGAAGTTCTTTCCGATG AGAAAAAGCGCCGCATATACGATGAGTATGGCAAAGATGGACTGGGCGATCGCGGCCAGAGTCGCTCGCATACCCGCCACCACTATAGCACACACGATTTCGATGACTTTGATATTATGGGCGGCTTTCAGTTTGCATTCCGCCCGCCCGAGGAAGTGTTCCGTGAGTTCTTCGGCATACACTCGCCCTTCGCCGACTTATTCCGAG ATGCCAACGGTTATTCGAATGTCAGCACGAGCGGCTCGAGTGGCAGTCGACGCAATGGCGGCAGCAGTGGATCATCTcgccaccatcatcatcaccaccagCACAAAGTGGCCAGTCCGTTCGGGGCTCCAATGCTTAACTACTCAATGATGGACTTCTTTATGCCCACCAGCGGCTTCACCTCGTTCTCGTCGATGACCAACGGCAATGGCAGCAGCGGTGTCACCCACATCTCCAGCGGACCCGGTGCCAGTGTCAAGCGCACCTCCACTTCGACGGTGTTTGTGGATGGCAAGAAACTGATGACCAAACG gGTCGTCGAAAACGGCAAGGAAACTGTCTTTTCATATGAAAATGATGTCCTGAAATCAAAGACTGTGATGGGCTCCCTTCAATag
- the LOC117138251 gene encoding dnaJ homolog subfamily B member 6-A isoform X1: protein MVDYYKVLDVARSATDSEVKKAYRKLALKWHPDKNPDNLDEANKRFRELSEAYEVLSDARKRRIYDARATLHKSSNSGSSSSNSSSYTRYRSGGSGGSSSYGRDYDYDYYPGSGYGSGAGRRSGNRYQAFTFRNIFEGTPFHKMFEKKRRIYDEYGKDGLGDRGQSRSHTRHHYSTHDFDDFDIMGGFQFAFRPPEEVFREFFGIHSPFADLFRDANGYSNVSTSGSSGSRRNGGSSGSSRHHHHHHQHKVASPFGAPMLNYSMMDFFMPTSGFTSFSSMTNGNGSSGVTHISSGPGASVKRTSTSTVFVDGKKLMTKRVVENGKETVFSYENDVLKSKTVMGSLQ from the exons ATGGTTGACTACTATAAAGTTTTGGACGTGGCGCGATCCGCCACCGATAGTGAAGTGAAGAAGGC ATATCGAAAACTGGCACTAAAATGGCACCCAGACAAGAATCCCGACAACCTGGATGAGGCCAACAAGCGCTTCCGCGAGCTATCCGAAGCCTACGAAGTTCTTTCCGATG CACGTAAGCGCAGGATCTACGATGCCCGGGCCACGCTGCACAAATCCTCGAACAgcggaagcagcagcagcaacagcagctccTACACCCGCTACcgcagcggcggcagcggtgGATCGTCGTCCTATGGACGTGACTACGACTACGACTACTATCCGGGCTCGGGGTATGGGTCTGGTGCCGGGCGGCGTTCCGGCAACCGCTACCAGGCCTTCACGTTCCGCAACATTTTCGAGGGCACTCCGTTCCACAAGATGTTCG AGAAAAAGCGCCGCATATACGATGAGTATGGCAAAGATGGACTGGGCGATCGCGGCCAGAGTCGCTCGCATACCCGCCACCACTATAGCACACACGATTTCGATGACTTTGATATTATGGGCGGCTTTCAGTTTGCATTCCGCCCGCCCGAGGAAGTGTTCCGTGAGTTCTTCGGCATACACTCGCCCTTCGCCGACTTATTCCGAG ATGCCAACGGTTATTCGAATGTCAGCACGAGCGGCTCGAGTGGCAGTCGACGCAATGGCGGCAGCAGTGGATCATCTcgccaccatcatcatcaccaccagCACAAAGTGGCCAGTCCGTTCGGGGCTCCAATGCTTAACTACTCAATGATGGACTTCTTTATGCCCACCAGCGGCTTCACCTCGTTCTCGTCGATGACCAACGGCAATGGCAGCAGCGGTGTCACCCACATCTCCAGCGGACCCGGTGCCAGTGTCAAGCGCACCTCCACTTCGACGGTGTTTGTGGATGGCAAGAAACTGATGACCAAACG gGTCGTCGAAAACGGCAAGGAAACTGTCTTTTCATATGAAAATGATGTCCTGAAATCAAAGACTGTGATGGGCTCCCTTCAATag